In Helianthus annuus cultivar XRQ/B chromosome 8, HanXRQr2.0-SUNRISE, whole genome shotgun sequence, a single genomic region encodes these proteins:
- the LOC110873194 gene encoding 3-ketoacyl-CoA synthase 12: MDYVLTTMFFLPLFFLLCILLKILDKRRHQNCYILDYQLYKPSDDRKLSTELSGDIIMRNKNLGLNEYKFLLKAIVSSGIGEETYAPKMVFEGREENPNHDDAIQEMEEFFQDSIGKLFQRTGIRPDNIDVLVVNVSMFASMPSLSGRIINRYKMREDVKSYNLSGMGCSASLISINLVQSIFKSNKNQLALVVTSECLTPNWYTGNDRSMILSNCLFRTGGCAMILTNKPSLVHKSMFKLKVMVRTHHGSKDEAYGCCLQTEDAQDRVGFHLGKTLPKTATRAFVENLKEIAPKILPMRELLRFATLSLARKTLQNIFGKSFNATRPTINFKTGIDHFCLHTGGKAVIDAVAQSLNLSQFDIEPARMTLHRFGNTSASSLWYVLGYMEAKKRLKKGDKLFMISFGAGFKCNSCVWEVVRDLEGDGNVWNECNIEDYPPKTLENPFMAKYGWIQDHEDIETFKSLK; encoded by the coding sequence ATGGATTATGTTTTGACCACCATGTTCTTCCTCCCTCTCTTCTTCCTTCTATGCATTCTCCTCAAAATTCTTGACAAAAGAAGGCATCAAAACTGTTACATACTCGACTACCAGCTCTACAAACCCTCCGATGACCGAAAACTGTCGACCGAGTTATCCGGGGACATTATCATGAGAAACAAGAACTTGGGTCTCAACGAGTATAAGTTCCTTCTCAAAGCCATTGTAAGTTCCGGCATTGGCGAAGAAACCTACGCTCCAAAAATGGTGTTTGAAGGTCGTgaagaaaaccctaatcatgatGATGCTATTCAAGAAATGGAAGAGTTTTTCCAAGACAGTATTGGAAAACTCTTCCAGCGTACTGGTATTCGTCCGGATAACATTGACGTGCTTGTGGTCAACGTGTCTATGTTTGCCAGCATGCCGTCGTTATCCGGACGAATTATTAACCGGTACAAAATGAGAGAAGATGTGAAAAGTTATAATTTGTCTGGAATGGGGTGTAGTGCGAGTTTAATTTCGATTAATCTTGTTCAAAGTATATTTAAGTCTAACAAGAATCAGTTAGCATTGGTGGTTACTTCCGAATGTTTGACTCCAAATTGGTACACGGGTAATGACCGGTCAATGATATTATCAAATTGTTTGTTTAGGACCGGTGGGTGCGCCATGATCCTGACTAACAAGCCAAGTTTGGTCCATAAGTCCATGTTTAAGCTAAAGGTCATGGTCCGGACCCACCATGGGTCCAAAGACGAAGCATACGGTTGCTGTTTGCAAACCGAAGACGCTCAGGATCGTGTAGGGTTTCACCTGGGCAAAACCCTACCAAAAACAGCCACACGGGCGTTTGTTGAAAATCTAAAAGAAATCGCGCCCAAGATCCTCCCAATGCGCGAACTCCTTCGGTTCGCGACCCTCTCCCTCGCCCGAAAAACACTCCAAAATATTTTCGGCAAGTCGTTTAACGCGACTCGACCGACGATCAATTTCAAAACAGGAATTGATCATTTTTGTCTTCATACGGGTGGGAAGGCCGTGATCGATGCCGTGGCTCAGAGCCTTAACCTGAGCCAGTTTGACATCGAGCCGGCCCGAATGACCCTCCACCGGTTCGGTAACACGTCCGCGAGTAGCCTATGGTACGTTCTCGGCTACATGGAGGCTAAAAAAAGGCTGAAAAAAGGTGACAAGTTGTTTATGATAAGTTTTGGTGCTGGTTTCAAGTGCAACAGTTGTGTGTGGGAGGTGGTTAGAGATCTTGAAGGTGATGGGAATGTATGGAATGAGTGTAACATTGAAgattacccaccaaaaaccttggAAAACCCTTTCATGGCGAAATATGGTTGGATTCAAGATCATGAAGACATTGAAACATTCAAGTCTCTAAAGTGA
- the LOC118480997 gene encoding TATA-binding protein-associated factor 2N-like translates to MEGGREWKRYYGYGYESPYVQQSGYGAENAPVDEPNYPVHQVCPDYGYGYESPYVQQSGYGAENAPVDEPYYPSQPSYPGYGVYGDEGGYGSYSGYGGDGGYGGEGGYSGYGGYGGYDRYGGDGGYSVYDSVYDRYRDAVGYGCESRNTSLCEPSTPSNPFQVNEVSLLL, encoded by the exons atggaagGAGGAAGAGAGTGGAAGAGAT ATTACGGATACGGGTATGAATCTCCGTACGTGCAACAAAGTGGATACGGTGCTGAGaatgcacctgttgatgaaccaaattaTCCGGTGCATCAAGTGTGTCCAGATTACGGATACGGGTATGAATCTCCGTACGTGCAACAAAGTGGATACGGTGCTGAAaatgcacctgttgatgaaccatattacccgTCGCAGCCATCGTATCCGGGTTATGGGGTATACGGGGACGAAGGTGGATACGGAAGTTACAGTGGAtacggtggtgatggtggatacgggggtgaaggtggttaCAGTGGATATGGGGGCTACGGTGGATACGATAGATATGGGGGTGACGGTGGTTACAGTGTATACGACAGTGTATACGATAGATATAGGGATGCAGTTGGATATGGTTGTGAGTCCCGTAACACATCACTTTGTGAACCATCTACCCCGAGCAATCCATTTCAAGTAAATGAGGTATCATTATTATTATAG